In Anas platyrhynchos isolate ZD024472 breed Pekin duck chromosome 7, IASCAAS_PekinDuck_T2T, whole genome shotgun sequence, one genomic interval encodes:
- the SLC23A3 gene encoding solute carrier family 23 member 3 isoform X2, giving the protein MAKPGAAPAGGGSSAPYGLRGVLGGVGPCPTRWGRQQGGGSSMNGGGQRAPGAGSPALPACSPLKMCSWVLSCCLALQHLAVQASLLCTFHLLLLPALPEGQPHSPAAGELLARSLFACGVSALLQTSLGSRLPLVQIPSFEYLVPAVVLSSHLSRTDGNGNGTAVASLREVSGAVVVSGLIQVALGMSGVCGWAARRCGPMVLAPSLSIIGLSAYKDAASLCSASWGVALLLMLLTVTFSQHLGSCRLPFCAWPRAPGGSVEPPVPTLRTLSVLLPFAAVCIICAILQHLRVPWDSPDPSTARFPWANSTFQPPWLQLPYSGEWPLLTPRALAVGIAMAVGCSVNSAGCYVLCGRLLRAPRPPRDACNRGLCAEGLGSLLAGLLGAAGGTASSVANTCAGGLTQDGSRLSVRVSAVACVALGMSPRLAALLTRIPLAVHGGVLCVTYAVAVGTGISYFQYADIDSGRNIFIVGFAMFMALLVPRWLGAAPAHLATGWVPLDLLFLSLLMVPVFLTGFLSFFLENTVSGTPEERGLLQKTGAGDGERGKASSVYGLPAGLRRLLPSCKAFPCCFLCPEREEEEEKEEEDEEDGCRAAEEGTAAAGEGTRLLLKPGSGEAQDRQPGQEEMLAWHTGA; this is encoded by the exons ATGGCTAAGCCCGGGGCAGCTCCCGCAGGAGGTGGAAGTTCAGCCCCGTACGGGCTGCGTGGAGTCCTCGGGGGGGTGGGCCCCTGCCCCACAAGgtgggggaggcagcaggggggtggcagcagcatGAATGGGGGCGGCCAGCGAGCGCCTGGGGCCGGCAGCCCCGCTCTCCCGGCCTGCTCCCCGCTGAAGATGTGCTCatgggtgctgagctgctgcctggccctgcag CACCTCGCCGTGCAGgcctccctgctctgcaccttccacctgctcctgctgcctgccctgcccgaggggcagccccacagcccggCTGCCGGCGAGCTGCTGGCACGCAGCCTCTTCGCCTGCGGTGTCTCCGCGCTGCTGCAGACCTCCCTGGGGAGCCG cctgccGCTGGTTCAAATCCCATCGTTCGAGTACCTGGTCCCGGCCGTGGTGCTGAGCTCCCACCTGTCCCGCACGGACGGGAACGGGAACG GCACGGCTGTGGCCTCACTGCGAgag GTCTCCGGAGCCGTGGTGGTGTCGGGGCTGATCCAGGTGGCTCTGGGGATGTCGGGCGTGTGCGGCTGGGCAGCGCGGCGCTGCGGGCCCATGGTGCTGGCCCCCAGCCTCTCCATCATCGGGCTGAGCGCCTACAAGGACGCCGCCTCCCTCTGCTCCGCCAGCTGGGGGGTAGCCCTGCT GCTCATGCTCCTCACCGTCACCTTCTCGCAGCACCTGGGGTCCTGCCGCCTGCCCTTCTGCGCCTGGCCCCGtgccccggggggctccgtgGAGCCGCCCGTCCCCACCCTGCGCACGCTCTCG GTCCTGCTCCCCTTCGCTGCCGTCTGTATCATCTGTGCCATCCTCCAGCACCTCCGCGTCCCCTGGGACTCGCCGGACCCGAGCACAGCACGCTTCCCCTGGGCCAACAGCACCTTCCAGCCCCCTTGGCTCCAGCTGCCCTATTCAG GCGAGTGGCCGCTGCTCACCCCCCGGGCGCTGGCGGTGGGCATCGCCATGGCCGTGGGCTGCAGCGTGAACTCGGCGGGCTGCTACGTGCTCTGCGGGAGGCTGCTGCGGGCTCCCCGGCCGCCCCGGGACGCCTGCAACCGGGGGCTGTGCGCCGAGGGGCTGGGCAGCCTCCTGGCCGGGCTGCTGGGCGCCGCGGGGGGCACGGCCTCCAGCGTTGCCAACACCTGCGCCGGCGGCCTCACGCAG GACGGCTCTCGGCTCTCGGTGCGGGTCAGCGCGGTGGCGTGCGTGGCGCTGGGCATGTCCCCGAGGCTGGCGGCACTCCTCACCCGCATCCCGCTGGCGGTGCACG GTGGGGTGCTCTGCGTCACCTACGCAGTGGCCGTGGGCACGGGGATCTCCTACTTCCAGTACGCCGACATCGACTCCGGGAGGAACATCTTCATCGTCGGCTTTGCCATGTTCATGGCGCTGCTGGTGCCGCGGTGGCTCGGCGCGGCCCCGGCACACTTGGCCACAG GCTGGGTGCCCCTggacctcctcttcctctccctgctcATGGTTCCTGTCTTTTTAACCGGCTTCTTGTCCTTCTTCCTGGAGAACACGGTCTCAG GAACCCCGGAGGAGCGAGGGCTGCTGCAGAAAACCGGGGCTGGCGACGGAGAGAGGGGCAAAGCCAGCTCCGTCTACGGGCTGCCCGCCGGGCTGAGgaggctgctgccctcctgcaaagccttcccctgctgcttcctctgccCGGAGcgtgaggaggaagaggagaaggaggaggaagatgaagaggaTGGCTGCCGTGCGGCCGAGGAGGGGACTGCTGCCGCAGGGGAAGGGACACGGCTGCTCCTGAAGCCCGGCAGCGGGGAGGCGCAGGACAGGCAGCCAGGCCAGGAGGAGATGCTTGCATGGCACACGGGGGCCTGa
- the SLC23A3 gene encoding solute carrier family 23 member 3 isoform X1: MAKPGAAPAGGGSSAPYGLRGVLGGVGPCPTRWGRQQGGGSSMNGGGQRAPGAGSPALPACSPLKMCSWVLSCCLALQHLAVQASLLCTFHLLLLPALPEGQPHSPAAGELLARSLFACGVSALLQTSLGSRLPLVQIPSFEYLVPAVVLSSHLSRTDGNGNGFVPGGLPVPAHLASIPNSLPGTAVASLREVSGAVVVSGLIQVALGMSGVCGWAARRCGPMVLAPSLSIIGLSAYKDAASLCSASWGVALLLMLLTVTFSQHLGSCRLPFCAWPRAPGGSVEPPVPTLRTLSVLLPFAAVCIICAILQHLRVPWDSPDPSTARFPWANSTFQPPWLQLPYSGEWPLLTPRALAVGIAMAVGCSVNSAGCYVLCGRLLRAPRPPRDACNRGLCAEGLGSLLAGLLGAAGGTASSVANTCAGGLTQDGSRLSVRVSAVACVALGMSPRLAALLTRIPLAVHGGVLCVTYAVAVGTGISYFQYADIDSGRNIFIVGFAMFMALLVPRWLGAAPAHLATGWVPLDLLFLSLLMVPVFLTGFLSFFLENTVSGTPEERGLLQKTGAGDGERGKASSVYGLPAGLRRLLPSCKAFPCCFLCPEREEEEEKEEEDEEDGCRAAEEGTAAAGEGTRLLLKPGSGEAQDRQPGQEEMLAWHTGA, encoded by the exons ATGGCTAAGCCCGGGGCAGCTCCCGCAGGAGGTGGAAGTTCAGCCCCGTACGGGCTGCGTGGAGTCCTCGGGGGGGTGGGCCCCTGCCCCACAAGgtgggggaggcagcaggggggtggcagcagcatGAATGGGGGCGGCCAGCGAGCGCCTGGGGCCGGCAGCCCCGCTCTCCCGGCCTGCTCCCCGCTGAAGATGTGCTCatgggtgctgagctgctgcctggccctgcag CACCTCGCCGTGCAGgcctccctgctctgcaccttccacctgctcctgctgcctgccctgcccgaggggcagccccacagcccggCTGCCGGCGAGCTGCTGGCACGCAGCCTCTTCGCCTGCGGTGTCTCCGCGCTGCTGCAGACCTCCCTGGGGAGCCG cctgccGCTGGTTCAAATCCCATCGTTCGAGTACCTGGTCCCGGCCGTGGTGCTGAGCTCCCACCTGTCCCGCACGGACGGGAACGGGAACG GCTTCGTGCCAGGCGGGCTCCCAGTGCCTGCACACCTCGCATCCATCCCAAATTCCCTTCCAGGCACGGCTGTGGCCTCACTGCGAgag GTCTCCGGAGCCGTGGTGGTGTCGGGGCTGATCCAGGTGGCTCTGGGGATGTCGGGCGTGTGCGGCTGGGCAGCGCGGCGCTGCGGGCCCATGGTGCTGGCCCCCAGCCTCTCCATCATCGGGCTGAGCGCCTACAAGGACGCCGCCTCCCTCTGCTCCGCCAGCTGGGGGGTAGCCCTGCT GCTCATGCTCCTCACCGTCACCTTCTCGCAGCACCTGGGGTCCTGCCGCCTGCCCTTCTGCGCCTGGCCCCGtgccccggggggctccgtgGAGCCGCCCGTCCCCACCCTGCGCACGCTCTCG GTCCTGCTCCCCTTCGCTGCCGTCTGTATCATCTGTGCCATCCTCCAGCACCTCCGCGTCCCCTGGGACTCGCCGGACCCGAGCACAGCACGCTTCCCCTGGGCCAACAGCACCTTCCAGCCCCCTTGGCTCCAGCTGCCCTATTCAG GCGAGTGGCCGCTGCTCACCCCCCGGGCGCTGGCGGTGGGCATCGCCATGGCCGTGGGCTGCAGCGTGAACTCGGCGGGCTGCTACGTGCTCTGCGGGAGGCTGCTGCGGGCTCCCCGGCCGCCCCGGGACGCCTGCAACCGGGGGCTGTGCGCCGAGGGGCTGGGCAGCCTCCTGGCCGGGCTGCTGGGCGCCGCGGGGGGCACGGCCTCCAGCGTTGCCAACACCTGCGCCGGCGGCCTCACGCAG GACGGCTCTCGGCTCTCGGTGCGGGTCAGCGCGGTGGCGTGCGTGGCGCTGGGCATGTCCCCGAGGCTGGCGGCACTCCTCACCCGCATCCCGCTGGCGGTGCACG GTGGGGTGCTCTGCGTCACCTACGCAGTGGCCGTGGGCACGGGGATCTCCTACTTCCAGTACGCCGACATCGACTCCGGGAGGAACATCTTCATCGTCGGCTTTGCCATGTTCATGGCGCTGCTGGTGCCGCGGTGGCTCGGCGCGGCCCCGGCACACTTGGCCACAG GCTGGGTGCCCCTggacctcctcttcctctccctgctcATGGTTCCTGTCTTTTTAACCGGCTTCTTGTCCTTCTTCCTGGAGAACACGGTCTCAG GAACCCCGGAGGAGCGAGGGCTGCTGCAGAAAACCGGGGCTGGCGACGGAGAGAGGGGCAAAGCCAGCTCCGTCTACGGGCTGCCCGCCGGGCTGAGgaggctgctgccctcctgcaaagccttcccctgctgcttcctctgccCGGAGcgtgaggaggaagaggagaaggaggaggaagatgaagaggaTGGCTGCCGTGCGGCCGAGGAGGGGACTGCTGCCGCAGGGGAAGGGACACGGCTGCTCCTGAAGCCCGGCAGCGGGGAGGCGCAGGACAGGCAGCCAGGCCAGGAGGAGATGCTTGCATGGCACACGGGGGCCTGa